In the genome of Bremerella sp. P1, the window AGCATTTACGCTTGCTAAACGAATTCCACGGCAAGATGAGAAACTTCGTGACTCACCTTAGCATGGATGTGTTTAGGCTACAACGAAATGCCTAACCAGCACGGCGGCTTGTGTCGCTGGTGGTGTCTTTTTCGTTTAAGAGAACGCGAAGTTGCGGTCGGCTGACGTCCACGCCACGACCTCGGCTACGGGCCTGAATGAAGCCGCGTTCGCTTTCGGCCAGGAAGTCGGCGAAATGACCGGCGGGGCTCATCGGGAACTCGCGTCGAACGCGATCCAGTGCTTCGCGATTGGTAAGGTTCGATCGGAAGATGATGCGATAGGCTCGCTTCAGCTCCGAGAGCTGTTCCGGTGTGAAGCCGCTTCGTTTCAGCCCAATAATATTCAGGCCAACGACCAGGCTGCTGCAGCCATCGACGGTGACGTAGGGAGCAACGTCTTGCACGACGTGTGCCTGACCGCCCACCATGGCGTTGCGACCAATACGGCAGAACTGATGCACGGCAACGGCACCGCTGACATAGGCGCGGTCTTCAATGACGACGTGTCCACCCAACATCACGTTATTGGTGATGATGGTGTTGTTTCCGATGATCGTGTCGTGGCCGACATGCGATTGAACCATCAACAGGTTGTTGTCGCCGATGACCGTATTTTTGCCAGGAGCCAAACCGCGGTGAATGGTGGTGAACTCTCGGATGACATTGCCCGTACCAATGATGACGTCGCCCAGATCGGCTCCGGCCCGCAGGTGTTGGGGAGGTCCACCGATGACGGCGTGTTCGTGTACTTTATTGTTCGCACCTAGCGTGGTGCCTTCTTTGATGGAGACAAAGGAATTCAGCTCGCATCCATCTCCCACCTTGGTGTTTTCTTCAACGACGCAGAACGGGCCGATCGTGACGTTTTCGCCAATTTCCGCCGAAGCATGAACGATTGCGGAAGGGTGGATCTGAGTCACAGCAAATCCTTTTGCTGAAGGTCGAGATGGGTATCGATGTTATCGGAACCGCTGGAAAAGGGCCCTCCTGGCCGCAATTCTTCGCGCTTTGTCGTTCCTAGATACGATTATCGGTAAAACCTGTCCACCCCGATCGATAGAAACCGCATATTTGCGCAGGACTTCCCGTATCTAGAATCGCTAGCACCGCCAGCAGCAGGGTCGTGTCAATCGACGCGAGCTTGCCTATAATTAACGAACGTTCCCGAACCTATTTTGCGTCTTTTACCACGATTGCGAGACCATGTCCGATACGTCTGCCCTGTATAGCGAAGGCGAAAAGCTTCGAGACGAAGGGAAATATGCCGAAGCCGTCGAGAAATTCAAAGCGGTGCTGGCCGAAAAGCCTGACCATGTCCTGTCGCATATGGCGCTGGCAGTGACCTACGGGAATCTGAATGACTTTGACAATGCCTGCCACCATGCGGAAACGGCTTGCCAGTTGGAGCCGAACGAACCGTTCAACTTCACGGCCCTCAGCGTGACCTATCAAAAAGCCTTCGAAGCGACCCGCGATCCGAAGTACATTGAGAAGGCCGAACAGGCCAAGCACCACTCCGATGTCTCTCGGGGCGGCATGTAGTCCTTCAGACTACCCGTCAATCTGAATACCAGCGTCGTCGATGTGGTACGGGATGATCTCGTCCGTCGCGGCGCTGCCTCGGTGTTTGCTGATATACATGGCTCGGCGGATCTTGGTGCCGTCGAGCATCTTACCCATGTAAATCACCGTATTCGCGCCACTGATCAAATCCCCTTCGTCCAGATTGCGCGAGATCAGGTGCTCAAGCATCGCTTCTTTGGACGTCTGTAGCATCATGCAGCCAATCGACTGGCTGTCGTAGTTGTGCTTCTCGGCCGCTTCGCTGTTCTTGCGAAACGCTTGGCGAAACAGATCCCGGGCAACCCACATCGGATCTTTTCGCAGCACTTGGTGATAGACGTACTCGAATAGCTCGATCTGGATCGACTCGGCGGGAACGTCGACCGGTTCCAGACCATCGATCACCACACGGCGACACCCGCGTGTAAAGTTGCCATACAGGTAGCCAATGGTGGTCGCCAGCTTCTCGTTGATCTGCTTCTGCCAGTGTCCCAGCTCGTCCCAGTCCATCTCGCGGCGTGACACCCGCTTGCCCTGGTAGTCAAACACGTGCAGCATCTCACCATGGGTCAGGTCGGACTCGAAGAAGTTCTCCAGGTCAGGCTGCTTGTGGGAATCGGCTTCTACCGGCGTCCAATCGAACATCCGCTCGGCATATTCGATGTGGCTTTGCGAGTCCCCTCGCGTGCTCATGTCGAAGAAGATCCCTTTGTGGTCGTCGGCCTCTTGCCCAGCATGGGCGAAGTGAACCCCCATCTGCGTCTTGCCGATACCGGTTGCCCCGATAACCAAAGTCAGCGTCCCAGGAATCAGGCCCCCTCCCAGATGTTCATCCAGCTTGGGAATACCAGTCGTTTGTCGTGCTGCAGGCATATTTACTACGTCAACCAATGAGGGCTTCAGATGGCGAGTGTCGAACTCGGTCGATCGCCATCAATCGTGACAGCAAGTGACCTAAAAGAAAAGATGGCACCCACTTGGGAAGGTGGTGCCATCTTCTTATTTCATTCGCAATAGTCACCAGGCGATCTACTTCGACCCGATCAGGCCCTTCGCGTTGGTCTTCACGCGGCACAGGTACATGTCAGCTGTCAGGTAAATCGTGCCGTCAGGGCCAAACGCACAGTTAGCGGTGCGTTCCCCAGTGCTGAGGCGACCCAGCAGTTTGCCTTCGGGGTTGAAGACCAGCACACCACCTGGGCCGGTCGCCCAAAGGTTACCGTTGGTATCGACCTTCAAGCCATCGCTCCCGCCTGGGCGTTTCCCTTTCCACTTGCTGGCGTCGTAGAACATCTTGCTTTCGCCCAGTGTGCCATCTTCCTTCACAGGGAAGGCCTTCCAGTGACACTCCTGCGAGTCAGCGACGTACAGCGTTTTTTCATCCGGCGACAAAGCGATCCCGTTTGGTCGAGGGCACTCCTTGGTCAGCAGGGTCAACTTGCCATCTTTACCAAGACGATAAACGCCGCAGTAGTCGAGTTCCGCTTCCTTCCCGTTCAATCCGCCTGGCAGGCCGTACGGAGGATCGGTGAAGTACAGATCGCCGTTGGAGTGATAGACCAAGTCGTTCGGGCTGTTCAGACGTTTGCCTTCGTAGTGCGAGACCAGCACTTTGCGTTCGCCATCGACCATCTGCGTGATGTTGCGATCGCCGTGGCAGCACATCGTCAGGTGACCTTCCGGTGAGATCGCCAGGCCATTGGTGCCAGGCTCGTGTCCCTCAAACTTCGACATCCCGGTGTACCCAGCAGGCTGCATGAACACGTCGGTGCCGTGCCCTGGCTTGTACTTCACAATCCGGTTGTTGGGGATGTCGCTGAAAAGCAGAAAGCCCTTGGGCATCCAGACAGGGCCTTCCGACCATTCAAACCCATCGGCCAACACCTCGATCTTGGCATCGGTCGGAACGAGCTCGTCGAACGCCGGATCCAACCGTTCGATCTCGCCAATCGTCTTCATAACATCATCGGCCGCAGCCGGAACGGCTATCGCTACGCAGGCCAGCAGAGTTAGCGCCAGGGAGGAAACACGCATGAGAGAAGCTCCGTATATTGGATGGGTTTGTTTGGGTGAGGCAGGTGGAAGAGTGTTTATCCTAACTTGCCAAACCACGCGAGGCAATTCGCCAGGAAGTTGTTTGGCTATTGCACGATGGGTTGGCTAGACTGACACCCATGGAAGCACCGCCCCCCTTCGAGAACGATCACTATTCGCCACCGCCAAGCGAACCAGAACCCAACCCTGAAACGCCGCCGCGCAAGTGGTACCGTTTCACGCTGTGGAAGATGGTCGTCACGTTCGTGCTGCTGGGCGTGATCTTCGCTTACTTGCGTTATACGCACTGGGGTTATGTACTGTCGGAAAACATTACGCGAGTTGGCCGCAGCTTTGGGTTGGTCGAACAGAGGGATCCGAACAAGATCTATGTCTCGGCGGTTCGCCCACTGGGGAATGATGATTGGGAATGGAGCATCAAGATTCCTCCAAGCGAGATTTATATCGTGTGCTACAGCGTTGCTGATATTCCTGTCTCCGGCAAAATAGAAGAAGTCGTTGTTCGCAGTGGGGAGGTACATCGGGAACACGACTATTTGCTTCACTTTTACGTTGAAACGCTTTCGGAGAACTCACAGGTTGGCCTCGGCAAGGCCGTTCAGAAAAACAGCGGGATATTACCACAACAGTTCTACGGGACTTCGTGGAGTGCCGTCGGGGATCTCGATTGGATGAACGGATACGTCGATCGAATTGCTATCGAGTCAGGTGATGGCGAGCACGTATTCAATGTCGGTGAGAAGATCGTCTTGCTACGCCAATGGCCTGTGGATTCGACTCCGCGTGATGGACCTGGTGCCGTTCATAAAGAGGGCATCATGATCTGGATCGAGCCAGCCCCGGTCGGAGGACCTTGGGACAAGTATCGAACATCATCGACACCCACTTCCAACTAACGACCTGCAATGGAAAACGAGAACTACGAAGACGACCGGCCGTTTTTCGATTGGATCGATGATCTTCTGGACCACGGTGCTCTGTCTCGGCCTGACCCTGGGAAACGCCGGAGCAGGCATGCTGTTGATGTGGTACGGCGAGAAGTGAACGAGCCCGTTAGCTTCTGTCCCATTCGCGGCGACCGCTGTTTCTTAGCCCCCCATTGCAAGTCGTACGAGATTGCAAAAAGAATGGCCATGGCCTCTGGCGTGGGGTAGACTGCCCCCCATGACACAGCAGTACCTCTTCCAAGATTACGTCGAAGCTCTCGTTAGACGATGAACAACGATCCCCTTTCCCAAGTCGATCAAGCAAAGCCTAGTCCACCAGCGAAGGAACGGCACAAGCCGCAGCACCTCTTTCCGAATGCGTGGAATTTTTCGTTCAAGACTTTCTTCGTGTTCATGTTTTTCGCAACACTAGCGGCATCGCATGTCTGGACGTCAAAGAAACTTGCCGATGCCGAGAAGCAGTTGCGACGGGTACGCAACGACTATCATCTGCTTAATGTTCAAGATTCCAGTCAGATCTATCTTACGATGCTGGCGAGCAATCCACCCTATTACTTTCAGTGGCGAGTCTCCTTGCCAACGGGACGCGACTACCAGTTTTGTCTTGCTCGGGCCATCGATCACGTCGGGAATGACCAGGCATCAACGTGGAAGGTTCCCCTTCAGCCAGGTACGGGTGTGCTGACCCTGCGGATTCTCGAGAGGGCAAACGATCAGTATCAGGGAGAACTAACCGTTGACTGGGAAGAATTTGGATCTGGATTCGCGCCAACACGCAGGGTGGTGACCCAAAACTTCAAACAAGACCGAGGCATCCTGTCCCAGGGGTATTGGAAATTCATCAAACGTGTTACTTCGGAGTCAGAAGACGAGGCCGGGAAGCAATATCGCATTATCAACATTGATCGGATAGCGAGAGAATACCAGGGACCTTATTCTCCGACCAAAGAAGCGAACCTCGTTTCAATGGGGTTCTCCGGGGGTACTTATGAAGCCGACAGCATGTCTGCCTGGATTGAACCAGTAACCGATGAAAAGTGAGTCGCGAGCGTTGAATGTTACAACCAGTGAATCAGGTGACACCATTTCCGCAGCCGAACACCAAAGCGACGCCCGCCCCAGTCGCATGCGTTTCTCGCTCACAACGATGATTGTCACAATCTCGCTCTCTTGCCTGGTGATGGGCAATATCATCAGTGCAGGCAAATGGTATTACGAAACACGAGCCTTGAAACGCGAACTGGCCATTGCTGAGCGGACAACCGGATACTTGGTTGTTGATGATCCGACGAAGATTCAGGTCACGAACGTGGGAACTGCGGTCAAAGGACTTTGGCATTTTCGGTTCTATTTGCCCGAGGGACGCAGCTATCGGCTCTGTCACCGTGTCGGTGAAATTCCGCGAGATGGACGCCCTAAAAGAGACGCTCGGATCTTTGTCGAGGAATTGGGGCCAGGCTATGTTAATGTGTCGTTTTGGCTCGAACGTCAGGGACAAACTGAGTGGAGGGTTTATCGGAGGGGATCTTGGGGGCGTGGCGGTTTCTCCACCATGCTAGACACAACATCGAACCATTTCACGACACTGGAATGGTTCGATGCTCACCGGATTAGCTTCACTAGTAATGTCTATTACTTTCACCAACAGCAGGATGGAAAGGAAGGCGATGTTCGCTATTTCCTCGTCGAAAATCAGGGCGTGCACGACACGAGTATGTTAGGTCATAGGAGTTGCGACCCGGACCAGTCGCTCGATCTCATCAAGATACGTGCGACGGAAATCCCAGCCCCCGTAAGCGAAGCAATCAATACGTATCCTTTCAGGACCGATCCGAAGCCACTCGAAGAAAATAACGAGATACCGGAAATCAGCGACGGCATTCAGCTATGGATCGAACCAGTGTCCCATGGAAACCAATGAGCCACCTACGGAACACGTCGAAACGCAGCCGACCGGCTGCCGTTTCCGTTTTTCAATTCTCACCATCCTCCTCGTCACAACGGTCGTTGGCCTCTCGCTCGCATACTTCCGATCGCGGAGCGACTTGTTGGACGCTCAGGCCGAGCTAACGGATGTTCGTCAGACGTACGAGTTGATCGATGTCGAAGATAACCAGAAGATCTACGTTCGCATGATGAAGGTGCCTGCGAGTAATATGTGGCAGTGGCGCGTCTTTCTGCCGGAAGGGAGCCGTTATCGTATCAAGTTCGACTACAACAGCATCCCGCCGAAAACGCCCAAACCGGCGACCCGTTCCAACTTGACCCTTTCGCCGGGGACTTATGTGATTACGCAGATGTTTATCTTTGAACCAGCCTCGAACGCTTCGAAGTGGAAATTCAACCTGGCCGCGACCGGGCCTTACGCCGACGTGCGGGCCAGCGGTCGTGTGCCGCGTGAAGAACTCAGTTGGCTGGAGGCCGAAATGCTGCCCAGTGGTGACTTTGTCCTTCCGTCGACCGAAGAGAGCAAGCCGGGGAAAAAGGTCCGGTTTAATGTCATTCCGAGTGTGGAACTCGCGTTGCCGATGTCTGCCTACGACCAAACCTCGCACGACGCGGATCAAGAGGTCGATCTGATGCGCTGGGAGGTCGACGAGCCACGCAACCCAGTCGGCCAAGAGCCAAGCGACTACTTGCCGCTAGAAGTCTTTAGGTTGTGGATCGAGCGCGAGCCGCCGCCGAAGGTTTCGCAGGGGCTTATTCCTTGTCCGCTGATTCGCCAGAAGGCCTTGGCAAATGGTTTTCAAGTGCGAGTTGGTTCCCCTGAGGATATTGTTCCATGAACACGCCCGAGAAGCATGACGTCCATGTGTCTGATACACCCAAGCGGCGCTCGTGGGGGATTCGCTTTTCATTACTCTCGATGATCCTTCTGGTCACGGTCGTGGCCCTCTCGATTTCTCACTGGCAGATGTTCGAGCAACTTTCGCAGATGAAAGTGCGGAACGAGCAGCTCTCGCAGGCGCTGGGGATTCCTCCGATCACTGACTCGACGAAGGTTACCGCGATTGGTGTTCCGGTGATGACGCAAGAATCTTGGGAGTGGCACGTCTTTCTTCCCGACGGCAAGGAGTACGACCTGTACGTGGCGTTCACGCATGTTCCCGGCGAGGGCCTGCCGGAAAATCCGATCCATGTCGAATCGCTTACCAACGGCGAAGTTCGCATCAACCTTTCGATTGACCCGCAAGAGCATTTGCCACCAACGGTAACGGTACGCGGACGCTACGTTGTGCCAGCTCAGGACGTGCAAACCATGCTGTACCATGGCCTGTCGCGGCGCGAGGCCTCGTGGCTTGCGCACTATGGCGGCGAGTATCGTGAGGTTGCTCGAGGCGAAGGCGATAAGTGGTATCGCACGTCAAGTCAGGGCCTGATCGACGACCCTGAGTTCGTGGCGACGACCTTCGACCCGGACCAACCAATCGTGCTGCGTCGCACGCGGGTGTTCCCGATCGAAAACCCTAGCGACGACGAGCAGCCCAAGACGTGTGCCGGGATGATGGTCTGGCTGGTTCCCAAGGCGGCCGAAGACGAAGTCGTCGATCCTTAGGCACTCTCTTCGCCCAGGCAAAGCTCTTCTGCAGGCTCCGGTTTCGGGAATGCCCAGTTTGCGGTGATGCCTGCGGCGATACTGGCAAGTGCGATCGTAACGGCCATGGGGATCGCCGTGCCATTGGCTGTCAGCCCAATCACCAGGGCCGCGATCGTGCCGAAGCCAAACTGACAGGCACCCATCAATGCGGCGGCCGTACCGGAAATCTTCCCATGGGCCTCCAACGCCATCACACCACACAGCGGCAGGATGAACCCGATCGAAGTGATAATGACAAACAGCAGAATCGAAAGCAGCACAACGTTCATCTCGCCAGCCAGCTCCAAAGATAGGAACGTCACGGCGGCCAGCACATAGGTCGCTAGCGCCGAGCGAATGATGGTCTCGGCACTGAAGCGACCCAGTAGCCGCGGACCACTCTGCGCACCGATCATCAGCCCGACAGCGTTCGACGCGAAAATGAAACTAAAAACCGTGGGCGAGATTCCGTGGATGTTGATGAACGCGAACGACGACCCGGTCAGGTAGGCGTAGATACCTGCCTGGGCAAACGCCATGG includes:
- the lpxA gene encoding acyl-ACP--UDP-N-acetylglucosamine O-acyltransferase, which gives rise to MTQIHPSAIVHASAEIGENVTIGPFCVVEENTKVGDGCELNSFVSIKEGTTLGANNKVHEHAVIGGPPQHLRAGADLGDVIIGTGNVIREFTTIHRGLAPGKNTVIGDNNLLMVQSHVGHDTIIGNNTIITNNVMLGGHVVIEDRAYVSGAVAVHQFCRIGRNAMVGGQAHVVQDVAPYVTVDGCSSLVVGLNIIGLKRSGFTPEQLSELKRAYRIIFRSNLTNREALDRVRREFPMSPAGHFADFLAESERGFIQARSRGRGVDVSRPQLRVLLNEKDTTSDTSRRAG
- a CDS encoding tetratricopeptide repeat protein, with the translated sequence MSDTSALYSEGEKLRDEGKYAEAVEKFKAVLAEKPDHVLSHMALAVTYGNLNDFDNACHHAETACQLEPNEPFNFTALSVTYQKAFEATRDPKYIEKAEQAKHHSDVSRGGM
- a CDS encoding RAD55 family ATPase, translated to MPAARQTTGIPKLDEHLGGGLIPGTLTLVIGATGIGKTQMGVHFAHAGQEADDHKGIFFDMSTRGDSQSHIEYAERMFDWTPVEADSHKQPDLENFFESDLTHGEMLHVFDYQGKRVSRREMDWDELGHWQKQINEKLATTIGYLYGNFTRGCRRVVIDGLEPVDVPAESIQIELFEYVYHQVLRKDPMWVARDLFRQAFRKNSEAAEKHNYDSQSIGCMMLQTSKEAMLEHLISRNLDEGDLISGANTVIYMGKMLDGTKIRRAMYISKHRGSAATDEIIPYHIDDAGIQIDG
- a CDS encoding SMP-30/gluconolactonase/LRE family protein encodes the protein MRVSSLALTLLACVAIAVPAAADDVMKTIGEIERLDPAFDELVPTDAKIEVLADGFEWSEGPVWMPKGFLLFSDIPNNRIVKYKPGHGTDVFMQPAGYTGMSKFEGHEPGTNGLAISPEGHLTMCCHGDRNITQMVDGERKVLVSHYEGKRLNSPNDLVYHSNGDLYFTDPPYGLPGGLNGKEAELDYCGVYRLGKDGKLTLLTKECPRPNGIALSPDEKTLYVADSQECHWKAFPVKEDGTLGESKMFYDASKWKGKRPGGSDGLKVDTNGNLWATGPGGVLVFNPEGKLLGRLSTGERTANCAFGPDGTIYLTADMYLCRVKTNAKGLIGSK